One genomic window of Candidatus Pseudobacter hemicellulosilyticus includes the following:
- a CDS encoding flavodoxin domain-containing protein has protein sequence MKGVIIYNSKYGATEQYAKWLSESLEWPVYTPETLTYEALEQAETVVVGSSVYVGHLRIKSWLENNMGRLERKKLFFFVVMATPHSERPAQLRCAARNIPANLLRNNNAFFLGGRLIKKRLSWVDRLLVKMGARAEKDPVKRANMELDFDRVQRTDLNGLLQAVVPKVVAEVY, from the coding sequence ATGAAAGGGGTGATCATCTACAACAGCAAATATGGCGCTACCGAGCAGTATGCCAAATGGCTGTCGGAGTCGTTGGAGTGGCCCGTCTATACGCCGGAAACGCTGACCTATGAAGCGTTGGAGCAGGCGGAGACAGTAGTGGTAGGCAGTTCAGTGTATGTTGGTCACCTGCGTATCAAGAGCTGGCTGGAGAATAACATGGGCCGGCTGGAACGCAAGAAACTTTTCTTCTTTGTAGTGATGGCGACACCTCATTCTGAAAGGCCGGCGCAGCTGCGTTGTGCAGCAAGGAATATCCCTGCCAATTTACTGCGCAATAACAATGCGTTCTTCCTCGGCGGCCGGCTGATCAAAAAGCGCCTCTCCTGGGTAGACCGCTTACTGGTAAAAATGGGCGCCCGCGCAGAGAAGGACCCCGTGAAGAGAGCTAATATGGAACTGGACTTTGACCGTGTTCAGCGGACTGATCTCAACGGACTGCTGCAGGCCGTGGTCCCGAAAGTGGTGGCAGAAGTGTATTAA
- a CDS encoding efflux RND transporter permease subunit produces MKLAEISIKRPSIVIVLFTILTLGGLFGYSLLGYELIPKFDVNVITIVTTYPGASPSEVENTVTKKVEDAVASLENIKKLESKSYESLSMVMINLNSSADADYALNDAQRKINQILKDLPDDIDPPSLNKFSLDDLPILTLSASGKMDETAFFDLVDKRISPVLSRIAGVAQVNLVGGEEREIQVDMDADKLKGYGLSVPQVQQMILGSNLDFPTGSVQTREQSILVRLAGKYKDVEEMRNLVLTSKNGIQVRLRDVADVQDSKKEVEKISRVNQQSSIAVQIQKQSDANAVAVAEDVYKQIAQLEKDYGSVELKLAIANDSTIFTREAADSVVHDLLIAILLVAFVMLFFLHSLRNAIIVMVSIPASLIATFIGMAMFGYTLNLMSLLGLSLVVGILVDDAIVVLENIYRHMEMGKNKVRAAYDGTKEIGFTVTAITLVIVVVFLPIAVSTGLVSNIIKQFCVVVILSTLLSLLSSFTIVPLLSSRFGKVEHFTGKTFFGRIVVGFEKGLTSFTHWITNILTWSLRHKRITLGLVSALFVASLYMVGGGFVGSEFFAKSDRGEFLVTIEMPKDAAIEQTNQMTQRAEDFLRKKVEVVDLITTVGQTSEGLGASQSTAYKSEITVKLVNKKLRQDDSYVYAAKTKRELQQVLVGAKIKTTPIGMLGSPDQAPLALVVTASDLDSAMKFANMALDSLRKIPGATETKLTVEAGNPEISVQVDRDKMSSLGLTLQTVGSTMQTAFNGNTDGKFRAGEYEYDINIRYSEFNRKSIDDVRNLEFVNDQGQTIKLSQFANVVESSGPSQLERRDKSPSVTVQGQTVGRPTGTIAAEWEKSFEKISRPTGVNYVWGGDMENQSEGFGTLGVALLAAILLVYLVMVTLYDSFVTPFVVLFSVPLSFIGALLALGLTNNSLNIFTILGIIMLIGLVCKNAIMIVDFANHRKQAGENTFNALVQANHARLRPILMTTIAMVFGMLPIALASGPGAEWKNGLAWVIIGGLISSLFLTLIIVPVIYAIFDHWGEKRRNKKNEKSIEEQLTEDFVPAETEDGFTPVHAV; encoded by the coding sequence ATGAAACTGGCAGAAATATCAATAAAACGGCCCTCCATAGTGATCGTGTTGTTCACGATCCTTACGCTGGGTGGTTTGTTCGGCTACTCCTTACTGGGGTATGAGCTGATCCCTAAGTTTGATGTGAACGTGATCACCATTGTCACTACCTATCCCGGGGCTTCGCCCAGTGAGGTGGAGAATACGGTGACCAAGAAAGTGGAAGACGCCGTAGCCTCTCTTGAAAATATCAAGAAGCTGGAGTCCAAATCTTACGAGAGCCTGTCGATGGTGATGATCAACCTTAACAGCAGCGCAGATGCGGACTATGCCCTGAATGACGCGCAGCGGAAGATCAACCAGATCCTCAAAGACCTTCCTGATGATATTGATCCACCCTCATTGAATAAGTTCTCCCTGGACGACCTGCCCATCCTGACCCTGTCAGCCTCAGGCAAGATGGATGAAACGGCTTTCTTTGACCTGGTGGATAAAAGGATCTCACCGGTGCTTTCCCGGATTGCGGGCGTAGCCCAGGTAAACCTGGTAGGTGGTGAAGAGCGCGAGATCCAGGTAGATATGGATGCCGATAAGCTGAAAGGCTATGGGCTTTCTGTACCCCAGGTACAGCAGATGATCCTGGGTTCCAACCTGGACTTTCCCACCGGTAGCGTACAGACAAGGGAGCAGAGCATCCTGGTGCGCCTGGCCGGTAAATACAAGGATGTGGAGGAGATGCGTAACCTGGTGCTTACCTCAAAGAATGGCATCCAGGTACGGCTGAGAGATGTTGCCGATGTACAGGACTCCAAAAAAGAAGTGGAAAAGATCTCCCGGGTAAACCAGCAAAGTTCTATTGCCGTTCAGATACAAAAACAATCTGACGCCAATGCCGTAGCGGTGGCCGAAGATGTGTACAAGCAGATTGCACAGCTGGAAAAAGATTATGGATCGGTAGAGCTGAAACTGGCCATCGCCAATGACAGCACCATCTTTACCCGCGAAGCGGCTGACTCTGTGGTGCATGACCTGCTGATCGCCATCCTGCTGGTAGCCTTCGTGATGCTGTTCTTCCTGCACAGCTTACGGAACGCCATTATTGTAATGGTCTCTATCCCGGCCTCACTGATCGCTACCTTCATTGGTATGGCCATGTTCGGCTACACGTTGAACCTGATGAGCTTGCTGGGGCTGTCGCTGGTAGTAGGTATCCTGGTGGATGACGCCATTGTGGTACTGGAAAATATCTATCGCCACATGGAGATGGGTAAGAACAAGGTGCGTGCCGCCTATGATGGCACCAAGGAGATCGGCTTCACCGTAACGGCCATCACCCTGGTGATTGTAGTGGTGTTCCTGCCCATTGCTGTCAGTACGGGCCTGGTGTCCAATATCATTAAGCAGTTCTGCGTGGTGGTGATCCTCTCTACCCTGTTGTCCCTGCTTTCGTCCTTTACTATTGTGCCCCTGCTCTCTTCCAGGTTTGGTAAGGTGGAGCATTTTACCGGTAAGACCTTCTTTGGAAGGATCGTTGTGGGATTTGAAAAAGGGCTCACCTCCTTCACACACTGGATCACCAATATCCTTACCTGGTCATTGCGCCATAAAAGGATCACCCTGGGCCTGGTGTCTGCTTTGTTTGTCGCCTCCCTGTACATGGTAGGCGGTGGCTTTGTAGGGTCCGAGTTCTTTGCCAAGAGTGACCGGGGCGAGTTCCTGGTGACCATTGAAATGCCCAAGGATGCCGCCATTGAGCAAACCAACCAGATGACACAGCGGGCAGAAGATTTCCTGCGGAAGAAAGTGGAAGTGGTTGACCTGATCACCACAGTGGGTCAAACCAGCGAGGGCCTGGGCGCCAGCCAGTCTACCGCTTACAAATCGGAGATCACGGTAAAGCTGGTCAATAAAAAATTAAGACAGGATGATTCCTATGTATATGCGGCCAAGACCAAACGGGAATTGCAGCAGGTGCTGGTAGGCGCCAAGATCAAGACCACGCCTATTGGTATGCTGGGTTCACCCGACCAGGCGCCGCTGGCCCTGGTGGTGACCGCCTCTGACCTGGACAGTGCCATGAAGTTTGCCAATATGGCGCTGGATTCTCTGCGCAAGATCCCCGGCGCTACGGAGACCAAGCTGACCGTGGAAGCAGGCAACCCTGAGATCAGTGTACAGGTGGACAGGGATAAGATGTCTTCCCTGGGCCTGACCCTGCAGACAGTAGGTTCTACCATGCAGACGGCTTTCAACGGAAATACCGATGGTAAGTTCCGTGCGGGCGAATACGAATACGATATCAATATCCGCTATAGCGAGTTCAACAGGAAAAGCATTGATGACGTGCGTAACCTGGAGTTTGTGAACGACCAGGGACAGACCATCAAGCTCTCACAGTTTGCCAATGTAGTGGAATCTTCCGGTCCCAGCCAGCTGGAGCGCAGGGACAAGAGTCCTTCCGTAACGGTGCAGGGCCAGACTGTGGGCCGTCCTACCGGTACCATTGCCGCCGAATGGGAAAAGAGTTTTGAAAAGATCTCCCGGCCTACCGGTGTGAACTATGTCTGGGGCGGTGATATGGAAAACCAGAGCGAAGGTTTTGGTACCCTGGGTGTGGCGCTGCTGGCGGCTATCCTGCTGGTATACCTGGTGATGGTGACCCTGTATGATAGCTTTGTCACGCCTTTCGTGGTATTGTTCTCCGTGCCGCTCTCCTTTATCGGTGCGCTGCTGGCGCTGGGGCTTACCAACAACTCGCTCAACATCTTCACTATCCTGGGTATCATCATGCTGATTGGGTTGGTGTGTAAGAACGCCATCATGATCGTGGACTTTGCCAATCACCGGAAGCAGGCAGGTGAAAATACCTTCAATGCCCTGGTGCAGGCCAACCATGCGCGTCTGCGTCCTATCCTGATGACCACCATCGCCATGGTGTTCGGTATGCTGCCGATTGCCCTTGCCTCCGGTCCCGGTGCGGAATGGAAGAATGGTCTGGCCTGGGTTATCATTGGTGGTCTGATCAGCTCCCTGTTCCTGACCCTGATCATTGTGCCCGTGATCTACGCCATTTTTGATCATTGGGGCGAAAAGAGAAGAAATAAGAAAAATGAAAAATCTATAGAAGAACAGCTGACAGAAGACTTCGTCCCGGCTGAGACAGAGGATGGTTTTACGCCGGTGCACGCAGTATAG
- a CDS encoding sensor histidine kinase has protein sequence MKPVNKYIVLLHVTGSLLFLSQPIWLSAGPPPGRHFLFSPPMLRDLTANALMLAFFYLHYFVIIPRLFFREKYLVYASTILAGLLVVCLFPSLLTGRSPFAVGSPSLSMPPPFQRPGGGPPPRMRMDSAGSFYEGIKHHVFPFIAVVSFSLLLQMWRRWYQAEAARHQAQLASLKAQINPHFLFNTLNSIYSLAVRKDDRTADAIVNLSELMRYVLTDVKDNRILLRKELDYIRNYIDLQRSRLGDTVRIQYSTEEEFPPETLIAPLILISFIENAFKYGVNPDLPSVISIQIRVKEEVLLLQVQNNKVAAANELSSSGIGVENTRDRLLLLYPGKHQLSLFETDKNYQVNLSIQLT, from the coding sequence ATGAAGCCTGTCAATAAGTATATCGTATTGTTGCATGTAACCGGCAGCCTGCTTTTCCTGAGCCAGCCGATCTGGTTGTCTGCGGGGCCGCCGCCGGGCCGGCATTTTTTATTTTCGCCGCCCATGCTGCGGGACCTGACGGCCAATGCCCTTATGCTGGCCTTCTTTTACCTGCACTATTTTGTGATCATCCCGCGCCTGTTCTTCCGGGAGAAATACCTGGTGTATGCGTCCACCATCCTGGCAGGCCTGCTGGTAGTTTGCCTGTTCCCCTCCCTGCTCACCGGCCGCAGTCCTTTTGCCGTGGGCAGCCCCTCCCTGTCCATGCCCCCGCCATTCCAGCGACCGGGCGGCGGACCGCCACCCAGGATGCGGATGGATTCAGCCGGCTCTTTTTATGAAGGCATCAAACACCATGTATTCCCTTTTATTGCCGTTGTGTCTTTTTCCCTGCTGCTGCAAATGTGGCGGCGCTGGTACCAGGCGGAAGCCGCCCGCCACCAGGCACAGCTGGCCAGTCTCAAAGCACAGATAAACCCTCATTTCCTCTTCAATACCCTGAACAGTATTTATTCCCTGGCGGTGCGCAAAGATGACCGTACGGCGGATGCTATTGTCAATCTCTCGGAGCTGATGCGGTATGTACTAACGGATGTAAAAGACAACAGGATCCTGCTGCGTAAAGAACTGGACTATATCCGCAACTATATAGACCTGCAGCGATCCAGGCTGGGAGATACCGTACGCATACAGTACAGCACAGAAGAGGAGTTCCCGCCAGAGACCCTGATAGCGCCGCTTATCCTGATCAGTTTTATTGAGAATGCGTTTAAATATGGCGTTAATCCCGATCTGCCTTCTGTGATCAGTATCCAGATACGGGTAAAGGAAGAAGTGTTATTGCTGCAGGTACAGAACAACAAAGTGGCGGCCGCCAATGAGCTAAGCTCCAGCGGTATTGGTGTTGAAAATACCAGGGACCGCCTGCTGCTGCTGTATCCCGGCAAACACCAGCTCAGCCTGTTTGAGACAGACAAAAATTACCAGGTAAATCTTTCAATACAGCTCACATGA
- a CDS encoding RNA polymerase sigma-70 factor produces MQNETELLYRIARGDEAAFNELYELYWPKVYAYLESIVKSPEASEEMVVDIFVKLWAGREWLEQVQNIGGFLRTSARNKALDFLKTTARRKKMMEAYYTDMLLLSARTVPDQHLLNGESSRIWQEAVSSLSPNRQKVFLMHREEGLSYNEIAERMNISPGTVKKTMSIALDSIRDFLRTHYKDSLAGFLLFIQL; encoded by the coding sequence ATGCAAAACGAAACTGAACTGCTGTACCGCATAGCCCGCGGCGACGAAGCCGCTTTTAACGAGCTCTATGAGTTGTATTGGCCTAAGGTCTATGCTTATCTGGAGAGCATCGTTAAATCGCCCGAAGCGTCAGAGGAAATGGTGGTTGACATCTTTGTCAAACTCTGGGCAGGCAGGGAATGGCTGGAACAGGTTCAGAATATTGGTGGTTTTCTCCGCACTTCAGCCCGCAATAAAGCACTCGACTTTCTCAAAACAACAGCCCGCCGCAAAAAAATGATGGAAGCCTATTACACAGATATGCTGTTACTGTCGGCACGTACCGTACCTGATCAGCACCTGTTGAACGGCGAGTCCAGCAGGATCTGGCAGGAAGCTGTGTCCAGCCTGAGTCCCAACCGCCAGAAAGTTTTCCTGATGCACCGGGAAGAAGGGCTTTCCTACAATGAAATAGCTGAACGTATGAATATCAGCCCCGGCACGGTTAAAAAGACCATGTCCATCGCCCTGGATTCTATCCGCGATTTCCTGCGTACCCATTATAAGGACAGCCTCGCAGGGTTCCTCCTGTTTATCCAGTTGTAA
- a CDS encoding LytTR family DNA-binding domain-containing protein yields the protein MITAIALDDEPPALEIIRAFCGRMEDVQLLQAFTSSTEAARYLEQQPVELLFLDINMPSISGIGFLKQLDPRPMVIFTTSYSEYAVESYELNALDYLVKPFTFLRFQQAVQKAVDARRLREQALPAGQEQLVLRVDYGLVKLPISSIRFIEGLDNYLKIHVKEGKPVVVRMTLKALLEKLPANAFLRVHRSFIVPLAGVSAVRNKLISLQCGEEIPLGSSYEEAFMQLFGQ from the coding sequence ATGATAACAGCCATTGCTTTGGACGACGAGCCGCCGGCACTGGAGATCATCAGAGCCTTCTGTGGCCGTATGGAAGATGTGCAGCTGCTGCAGGCATTTACCAGCAGCACGGAAGCTGCCCGCTACCTGGAGCAGCAGCCGGTAGAGTTGTTATTCCTGGATATCAATATGCCTTCTATCAGTGGCATCGGCTTTTTGAAACAGCTGGATCCCCGGCCCATGGTCATTTTCACCACTTCCTACAGTGAATATGCCGTGGAGAGCTATGAACTGAACGCCCTTGATTACCTGGTGAAGCCCTTTACTTTTCTCCGCTTTCAGCAGGCTGTGCAAAAAGCGGTTGACGCCAGGCGCCTGCGGGAGCAGGCCCTGCCTGCCGGGCAGGAACAGCTGGTGCTGCGGGTGGATTATGGCCTGGTCAAACTGCCAATAAGCAGCATCCGGTTCATTGAAGGGCTGGACAATTACCTGAAGATCCATGTAAAGGAAGGCAAGCCTGTGGTGGTGCGGATGACGCTGAAAGCCCTCCTGGAAAAACTGCCTGCCAATGCTTTCCTGCGTGTACACCGTTCCTTTATAGTACCGCTGGCCGGCGTCAGCGCCGTGCGCAACAAACTGATCAGCCTGCAATGTGGCGAGGAGATCCCATTGGGCAGCAGCTATGAAGAAGCCTTCATGCAGCTGTTTGGACAGTGA
- a CDS encoding FecR family protein: MSESRQNIQALFHKLVSNQCTEQEMAAFFQLVRELPEDDPLLAELDNWWQTQAVTGPADMIRGRRMQQQIRELTAAAGTKPARIIGIPARQVWWAAAALVLFAGAGAYTWFQSRPAPAMIAHTRADTEIAPGKDGAILTLEDGSQMILDSLSDGLIATQSGAQVMLRNGQVSYDATDQRHRKPTWNTISTPRGRQFKVELPDGTMVWMNSGSSITYPTFFVGKERRIETSGELYMEVAKDPAMTFKVKVNRQAVIEVTGTRFNVKAYADEELMATTLLSGWLQIYTTTDTSCWHCPETHGQPMGAQAVTLKPGQQAVFMNAALNKTKQSPSVRVLNNIDTDKVMAWKNGFFNFEGASLKEAMNQLVRWYNIEVVYEGPEPAIEFFGEVSRNISLTDLLKALEDVGVHFRLESGRKLVVLSQ, translated from the coding sequence ATGTCCGAATCCCGGCAAAACATCCAGGCGTTATTTCATAAGCTTGTTTCCAACCAGTGTACGGAACAGGAGATGGCGGCCTTTTTCCAGCTTGTCCGGGAATTGCCGGAGGATGATCCGTTGCTGGCCGAACTGGACAACTGGTGGCAAACACAGGCAGTCACAGGCCCGGCGGATATGATCAGGGGCCGCAGGATGCAGCAACAGATCCGGGAGCTGACGGCTGCCGCCGGTACAAAGCCGGCCAGGATTATTGGCATACCCGCCCGGCAGGTATGGTGGGCTGCCGCCGCCCTGGTATTATTTGCGGGCGCGGGCGCCTATACCTGGTTTCAGTCCAGGCCTGCTCCTGCCATGATAGCGCATACCAGGGCTGATACGGAGATTGCGCCGGGAAAGGATGGGGCTATCCTCACCCTGGAAGATGGTTCGCAGATGATCCTGGACAGCCTCAGCGATGGCCTCATAGCTACCCAGAGCGGCGCACAGGTGATGCTGCGGAACGGACAGGTATCCTATGACGCTACAGACCAGCGTCACCGCAAGCCTACCTGGAATACCATTTCCACTCCCAGGGGCCGGCAGTTCAAGGTGGAGCTGCCTGACGGCACTATGGTATGGATGAATTCCGGCAGTTCCATTACTTACCCCACTTTTTTTGTGGGAAAGGAAAGAAGGATAGAGACCAGCGGGGAGCTGTACATGGAAGTTGCCAAAGATCCGGCCATGACCTTTAAAGTAAAGGTGAACAGGCAGGCGGTTATAGAAGTCACTGGCACCCGCTTCAATGTAAAAGCCTATGCTGATGAAGAGCTGATGGCCACCACCCTGCTCAGCGGCTGGCTGCAGATCTATACTACTACCGATACCAGCTGCTGGCATTGCCCGGAAACACATGGTCAGCCAATGGGCGCCCAGGCCGTAACGCTGAAGCCCGGACAGCAGGCTGTATTCATGAATGCGGCACTTAACAAAACAAAGCAATCCCCTTCCGTACGGGTATTGAACAATATTGATACCGATAAAGTAATGGCCTGGAAAAACGGGTTCTTCAATTTTGAAGGCGCCAGTTTAAAAGAAGCCATGAACCAGCTGGTGCGCTGGTATAATATTGAAGTGGTGTATGAAGGCCCCGAGCCTGCCATTGAGTTCTTCGGGGAAGTGAGCCGGAATATCAGTCTGACCGACCTGCTGAAAGCATTGGAAGATGTGGGCGTGCATTTCCGCCTGGAAAGCGGACGGAAGCTGGTGGTATTATCGCAGTAA
- a CDS encoding intradiol ring-cleavage dioxygenase: MERKNFLRNGLLLLGGGGLILEACKKSGDAAASTTGTGGTGSTDGGSCVVMPTETEGPYPYPGGEINNPLNRSDVTGGQTGLPLVLTFGVVNVNNNCAYVSNARVDIWACNKDGYYSGYSQQGYLGTKNYAGETWLRGYQETDANGQARFTTIYPGWYSGRATHIHLEVFVNNVLKKTGQITFDETISDAVHASSLYAAHGINTTRNARDGVFGDSAADLARETVALTGSLSAGYTGTYNIGIAL; encoded by the coding sequence ATGGAACGTAAAAATTTTTTAAGGAATGGCCTCCTGCTGTTGGGTGGAGGCGGATTGATCCTGGAAGCCTGTAAAAAATCAGGGGATGCTGCTGCCAGCACAACAGGCACGGGTGGAACGGGTAGTACAGACGGTGGATCCTGCGTAGTGATGCCTACAGAAACGGAAGGCCCCTATCCATATCCCGGTGGTGAGATCAACAACCCGCTGAACAGATCGGATGTAACAGGTGGACAAACAGGCCTGCCCCTGGTCCTTACGTTCGGGGTGGTGAATGTGAACAATAATTGTGCGTATGTCAGCAATGCACGTGTAGATATCTGGGCCTGTAACAAAGATGGTTATTACAGCGGCTATAGCCAGCAGGGATACCTGGGAACAAAAAATTATGCAGGTGAAACCTGGTTGCGTGGCTACCAGGAAACGGATGCCAACGGGCAGGCCAGATTCACTACTATTTACCCGGGCTGGTATTCGGGTCGGGCCACGCATATTCACCTGGAAGTATTTGTGAACAATGTGCTGAAGAAAACCGGGCAGATCACTTTTGATGAAACCATCAGTGACGCTGTACATGCCAGCTCATTGTATGCAGCCCATGGCATCAATACCACCAGGAATGCCAGGGACGGGGTCTTTGGTGATTCTGCCGCGGATCTGGCCAGGGAGACTGTTGCATTGACAGGCAGTCTTAGCGCGGGCTATACCGGCACTTACAATATAGGCATCGCCCTTTAA